The following proteins are co-located in the Deinococcus aerolatus genome:
- a CDS encoding acyl-CoA thioesterase — protein sequence MTDPVSVPPAAPVAPAPRSRARMLELVFPKDTNYLGTAFGGWVLSLMDKAASVAAVRHGGGNVVTARMDGVDFRVPIRVGDAVALDAQVVRVGRTSMTVRVDVYRETMSTGEQELATTGMFVFVAVGEDGRPYPVPPLPAGQTTASAQPDPEARP from the coding sequence ATGACTGATCCCGTCTCTGTTCCACCTGCCGCTCCGGTGGCCCCGGCCCCGCGCAGCCGCGCCCGCATGCTGGAACTGGTGTTTCCCAAGGACACCAATTATCTGGGCACGGCCTTTGGAGGCTGGGTGCTGTCCCTGATGGACAAGGCCGCCAGCGTCGCGGCAGTGCGCCACGGGGGGGGCAACGTGGTCACCGCCCGCATGGACGGCGTGGACTTCCGGGTGCCGATCCGGGTGGGGGACGCGGTAGCGCTGGATGCCCAGGTGGTGCGGGTGGGCCGCACCAGCATGACCGTGCGGGTGGACGTGTACCGCGAGACCATGAGCACCGGGGAGCAGGAACTGGCGACCACCGGCATGTTCGTCTTTGTGGCCGTGGGCGAAGACGGACGGCCCTATCCGGTGCCGCCGCTGCCGGCCGGGCAGACCACCGCCAGCGCCCAGCCTGACCCGGAGGCCCGCCCCTGA
- a CDS encoding response regulator transcription factor, with the protein MTASSHHPAVLIVDDSPGVLLSMHRLLSPHVSVKMASSAHAALEVLTPDTALVLSDVRMPGMDGLELARLLREDHPDLAVVLMSGTVEDSLRQQARALGVLDVMRKPINSERVLSSLCGWLNGEPEETAPVSLGGADLDLLPSTPVLQAPELTFQAAQACVAGVNLLPGVLSSCVFGEQGELITGSAQLPAQLGAYLGFLCSTSASLSAHLGGALPMQAAQIEFGDRVLVVCPFGTGVMTALVHDTPAASGVKSWMRARAIGLNHHLLH; encoded by the coding sequence ATGACGGCTTCCTCTCATCACCCTGCGGTCCTGATCGTGGACGACAGCCCCGGCGTCTTGCTGTCCATGCACCGACTGCTCTCGCCCCATGTCAGCGTGAAGATGGCAAGCAGCGCCCACGCCGCGCTGGAAGTCCTGACCCCCGACACTGCGCTGGTCCTGAGTGACGTACGGATGCCGGGCATGGACGGCCTGGAACTGGCCCGGCTGCTGCGCGAGGACCACCCGGACCTGGCGGTGGTGCTGATGAGCGGCACGGTCGAGGACAGCCTGCGCCAGCAGGCCCGCGCGCTGGGCGTGCTGGACGTGATGCGCAAGCCCATCAACTCTGAACGGGTGCTGTCGTCGCTGTGCGGCTGGCTGAACGGCGAACCGGAGGAGACGGCCCCCGTTTCCCTGGGGGGTGCGGACCTGGACCTGCTGCCCAGTACCCCGGTCCTGCAGGCGCCAGAGCTGACGTTTCAGGCCGCGCAGGCCTGCGTGGCGGGCGTCAATCTGCTGCCCGGCGTGCTGTCGTCGTGCGTGTTTGGCGAACAGGGCGAGCTGATCACGGGCTCGGCACAGTTGCCCGCGCAGCTCGGGGCCTACCTGGGCTTCCTGTGCAGCACCTCGGCGTCGCTCAGCGCGCATCTGGGCGGTGCCCTCCCCATGCAGGCCGCGCAGATTGAGTTCGGGGACCGGGTGCTGGTGGTGTGCCCCTTCGGCACTGGCGTCATGACTGCCCTGGTCCACGACACCCCGGCGGCCAGCGGCGTCAAGTCCTGGATGCGGGCGCGGGCCATTGGCCTGAACCACCATCTTCTGCATTAA
- a CDS encoding argininosuccinate synthase, protein MTDPNTTDTGSREKIVLAYSGGLDTSIILKWLQTERNYDVVCFTADLGQGDEVEEARVKALNTGAVAAYALDLREEFVRDYVFPMFRSSALYEGYYLLGTSIARPLIAKKMVEIAEKEGAVAVSHGATGKGNDQVRFEMTAYALNPDIVTVAPWRDWDFQGRADLETFAHEHGIPVPTTKKDPWSTDANMLHISYEGGILEDPWTEPPAHMFKLTVSPEDAPNEAQYVEVEFVNGDPVSIDGQKLSPADLLQRANEIGGQHGIGRIDLVENRFVGMKSRGVYETPGGTLLYHARRAVESLTLDREVLHQRDALGVKYAELVYNGFWFAPEREALQVYIDHVAQSVTGTARLKLYKGNCDVVGRKAPQSLYDKDLVSFEAGGDYNQHDAGAFIKLNALRMRVQARVQARAGQKDTAKV, encoded by the coding sequence ATGACAGACCCCAACACCACCGACACTGGCAGCCGTGAAAAAATTGTCCTCGCCTACAGCGGGGGGCTGGACACCAGCATCATCCTCAAGTGGCTCCAGACCGAGCGCAACTACGACGTGGTGTGCTTCACCGCCGATCTGGGCCAGGGCGACGAGGTGGAAGAGGCTCGCGTCAAGGCGCTGAATACGGGTGCGGTGGCCGCCTACGCGCTGGACCTGCGCGAGGAATTCGTGCGCGACTACGTGTTCCCGATGTTCCGCTCCTCGGCGCTGTACGAGGGCTATTACCTGCTGGGCACCAGCATTGCCCGCCCGCTGATTGCCAAGAAGATGGTGGAAATCGCCGAGAAAGAAGGCGCGGTGGCCGTGTCCCACGGCGCGACAGGCAAGGGCAACGATCAGGTGCGCTTCGAGATGACCGCCTACGCCCTGAACCCCGATATTGTGACGGTGGCTCCGTGGCGTGACTGGGACTTCCAGGGCCGCGCCGATCTGGAAACTTTTGCCCATGAGCACGGCATTCCGGTTCCCACCACCAAGAAAGACCCCTGGAGCACCGACGCCAACATGCTGCACATCTCCTACGAGGGCGGCATTCTGGAAGACCCTTGGACCGAGCCGCCCGCGCACATGTTCAAGCTGACGGTTTCCCCTGAAGACGCCCCCAACGAGGCGCAGTACGTGGAAGTGGAGTTCGTGAACGGCGATCCGGTCAGCATTGACGGCCAGAAGCTCTCGCCCGCCGACCTGCTTCAGAGGGCCAACGAGATCGGCGGCCAGCACGGCATCGGGCGCATCGATCTGGTGGAGAACCGTTTCGTGGGCATGAAGTCGCGCGGCGTGTACGAGACCCCCGGCGGCACGCTGCTGTACCACGCCCGCCGCGCCGTGGAAAGCCTGACCCTGGACCGGGAAGTGCTGCACCAGCGCGACGCCCTGGGCGTCAAGTACGCCGAACTGGTCTATAACGGCTTCTGGTTTGCCCCCGAGCGCGAGGCGTTGCAGGTTTATATCGATCACGTCGCGCAGAGCGTGACCGGCACCGCCCGCCTGAAGCTGTACAAGGGCAACTGCGACGTGGTGGGCCGCAAGGCGCCGCAGAGCCTGTACGACAAGGATCTGGTGTCCTTCGAGGCCGGCGGCGACTACAACCAGCACGACGCTGGGGCCTTTATTAAGCTCAATGCCCTGCGAATGCGGGTGCAGGCGCGGGTTCAGGCCAGGGCCGGGCAGAAGGACACGGCGAAGGTCTGA
- a CDS encoding GNAT family N-acetyltransferase: protein MTLPPGLTLRPATVADAQTIQAQRDAMFTDMGSDVARVRASSAPSLAWLRGALTDGAYSGILIEMDGKVVAGAGVSWQMLPPSPRTLPTLRAYIQNVYVAPEQRGQGLARQLMEILLAECRARGVEQVSLHASDAGRPTYVKLGFVPTNEMRLTLEPS, encoded by the coding sequence GTGACCCTGCCCCCCGGCCTCACCCTGCGCCCCGCCACCGTGGCCGACGCCCAGACCATCCAGGCCCAGCGTGACGCCATGTTCACCGACATGGGCAGTGATGTGGCGCGGGTGCGGGCGAGTTCGGCTCCCAGTTTGGCGTGGCTGCGCGGCGCGCTGACCGACGGCGCATATTCCGGCATCCTGATCGAGATGGACGGGAAAGTCGTGGCTGGGGCAGGTGTGTCCTGGCAGATGCTGCCGCCCAGTCCGCGCACCCTGCCCACGTTGCGGGCCTACATCCAGAATGTCTACGTGGCCCCAGAGCAGCGGGGACAGGGACTGGCCCGGCAGCTGATGGAGATTCTGCTGGCCGAGTGCCGGGCACGCGGGGTGGAGCAGGTCAGCCTGCACGCCTCGGACGCGGGAAGGCCCACCTACGTCAAGCTGGGTTTCGTTCCTACCAACGAGATGCGTCTGACGCTGGAACCGTCGTGA
- a CDS encoding GNAT family N-acetyltransferase: MIRPVTREDLPAFHAVMMAAGMDSRSSWNRTTLEGLEASLFAPDSGGFVAMKRGEVCGCVGFRPDGSDTLTLNKLATLPHARGQGIGAVLVRAVEERAAQREYGRVLLAVSQFNLEVVPFYERLGYMQSDELYTFASPWSPGPVVLVKAVQTCVQKAMT; encoded by the coding sequence GTGATTCGTCCCGTCACCCGTGAGGACCTTCCCGCCTTTCACGCCGTGATGATGGCCGCTGGCATGGATTCCCGCTCAAGCTGGAACCGCACGACGCTGGAGGGGCTGGAGGCCTCGTTATTCGCCCCCGATTCAGGCGGCTTCGTCGCCATGAAGAGAGGAGAGGTCTGCGGCTGCGTCGGTTTTCGGCCGGATGGGTCAGACACGCTGACGCTGAATAAACTCGCCACCCTTCCCCACGCACGCGGCCAGGGCATCGGCGCGGTGCTGGTGCGGGCGGTAGAGGAACGGGCCGCCCAACGCGAATATGGGCGCGTGCTGCTGGCCGTCTCGCAATTCAATCTGGAAGTCGTTCCGTTTTACGAGCGGCTGGGGTACATGCAGAGCGATGAACTTTACACGTTCGCCAGTCCATGGAGTCCGGGGCCGGTGGTGCTGGTGAAAGCTGTTCAGACCTGTGTTCAAAAGGCTATGACATGA
- the argH gene encoding argininosuccinate lyase, producing MTDTKAKKLWGGRFAEATDSLVELFNASVSFDQRLYEQDIRGSLAHVAMLGQVDILTAGEVTQITDGLNAVLDEIRAGDFEWRLDREDVHMNIEAALRDRIGPVAGKLHTARSRNDQVAVDFRLFTKEAALDLAAQTRALRAVMVSEAERALEAGIILPGYTHLQVAQPILLAHWFMAYAAMLERDEGRFLDAAARMDESPLGSSALAGTPWPIDRHTVSTALGFARPTANSLDGVGSRDFALEFLSACAILSAHLSRLSEELILYSTFEFGFLTLPDSHTTGSSIMPQKKNPDVSELARGKAGRVFGNLMGLLTVVKGTPLAYNKDLQEDKEGVFDSYDTLSIVLRLYADMLPKCEWHAKKTREAAARGYSTATDVADFLARQGVPFREAHEVVGGLVGVASRSGRQLWELTDEELRAAHPLLNAEVAASLTVEESVKNRLSYGGTAPKRVREAVVAAKARLGLVTEE from the coding sequence ATGACCGATACAAAAGCTAAGAAACTCTGGGGAGGCCGCTTCGCCGAGGCCACCGACAGCCTCGTGGAACTGTTCAACGCCTCCGTGTCGTTCGATCAGCGCCTGTACGAGCAGGACATTCGCGGTTCGCTGGCGCACGTTGCCATGCTGGGACAGGTGGACATCCTGACCGCCGGGGAAGTCACCCAGATCACAGACGGCCTGAACGCCGTACTGGACGAGATTCGCGCCGGAGACTTCGAGTGGCGGCTGGACCGCGAAGACGTACACATGAACATCGAGGCCGCGTTGCGTGACCGGATTGGCCCGGTGGCGGGCAAACTGCACACCGCCCGCAGCCGCAACGATCAGGTGGCGGTGGACTTCCGTCTGTTCACCAAGGAGGCGGCGCTGGATCTGGCCGCCCAGACGCGTGCCTTGCGTGCCGTGATGGTCTCGGAGGCCGAGCGGGCGCTAGAGGCGGGCATCATCCTGCCTGGCTACACCCACCTTCAGGTGGCGCAGCCCATCCTGCTGGCCCACTGGTTCATGGCCTACGCCGCCATGCTGGAGCGAGACGAGGGCCGGTTTCTGGACGCCGCTGCCCGCATGGACGAGTCGCCGCTGGGCAGCTCGGCGCTGGCCGGGACGCCGTGGCCGATTGACCGCCACACGGTGTCCACCGCGCTGGGGTTCGCCCGGCCCACTGCCAATTCGCTGGACGGCGTGGGCAGCCGGGACTTTGCGCTGGAGTTCCTGAGCGCCTGCGCGATTCTCTCGGCCCATCTCTCACGCCTGAGCGAAGAATTGATCTTGTACTCCACCTTTGAGTTCGGTTTCCTGACCCTGCCCGATTCGCACACCACCGGCAGCAGCATCATGCCGCAGAAGAAAAACCCCGATGTGTCCGAACTGGCACGCGGCAAGGCGGGGCGCGTGTTCGGCAACCTGATGGGCCTGCTGACAGTGGTCAAGGGCACGCCGCTGGCCTACAACAAGGACCTGCAGGAGGACAAGGAAGGTGTGTTCGACAGTTACGACACCCTGAGCATCGTGCTGCGCCTGTATGCCGACATGCTGCCGAAGTGCGAGTGGCACGCCAAAAAAACCCGTGAGGCAGCGGCGCGCGGCTACAGCACCGCCACCGACGTCGCCGATTTCCTGGCCCGGCAGGGCGTCCCCTTCCGCGAGGCACATGAGGTGGTGGGCGGGCTGGTCGGCGTGGCCTCGCGCAGTGGGCGGCAGTTGTGGGAGCTAACGGATGAGGAACTTCGGGCCGCCCACCCTCTACTGAACGCCGAGGTCGCGGCCTCGTTGACGGTGGAGGAAAGCGTTAAGAACCGCCTGAGCTACGGCGGCACCGCGCCCAAACGGGTGCGTGAGGCGGTGGTCGCGGCGAAGGCCAGGCTGGGCCTGGTCACGGAGGAGTAG
- a CDS encoding HIT family protein, with protein MDVTVRLDGTLLHKRQQEWAHWLANPVENPLSTRAEFAGGEMVLENELCVYTQDSRYFEGLPYSGLIVTKRPCETVFDLTLAEAAAVHTLLAEVRTHLDSTVKPDGYTVGWNVFPAGGAHIPHVHLHVIPRWNTDASAGAGLRYFLKAAAQAAERRREPDTAPAPAPLSTEVQS; from the coding sequence ATGGACGTGACGGTCAGGCTGGACGGAACACTTCTGCACAAGCGGCAGCAGGAGTGGGCGCACTGGCTGGCGAACCCCGTCGAGAACCCGCTGTCCACGCGGGCGGAGTTTGCAGGAGGGGAAATGGTGCTTGAGAACGAGTTGTGTGTGTACACCCAGGACTCGCGCTATTTCGAGGGATTGCCGTACTCCGGGCTGATCGTCACCAAACGCCCCTGTGAAACCGTCTTTGACCTCACGCTTGCTGAGGCGGCGGCTGTCCACACCCTGCTGGCCGAGGTCCGCACGCATCTGGATTCCACCGTCAAGCCTGACGGCTACACGGTGGGCTGGAACGTCTTCCCGGCGGGCGGGGCGCACATCCCACACGTCCACCTGCACGTTATTCCACGCTGGAACACCGACGCCTCGGCGGGAGCGGGCCTGCGCTATTTCCTGAAGGCGGCGGCGCAGGCAGCCGAACGACGACGGGAGCCGGACACCGCCCCTGCCCCTGCCCCCCTTTCCACCGAGGTCCAGTCATGA
- a CDS encoding GNAT family N-acetyltransferase — protein MNSNTPSTLSEMHVKLRQASPQDFPTVLALLQGCGLHTQSATPEGSTYWIADLNGVPGGCIGLEHGDGMSLIRSTAVLPSARSQGLGRALVNSALTHASLRGDRAVYLFSQEAGDYWTRFGFVPVGVDEISAALPDTPQVRSGVLKGWIHGEQAWKRELNRGTEK, from the coding sequence ATGAATTCCAATACCCCTTCCACCCTGTCCGAAATGCACGTCAAGCTGCGTCAGGCCTCCCCACAGGACTTTCCCACGGTCCTCGCGCTGCTCCAGGGCTGCGGCCTGCACACCCAGAGCGCCACGCCTGAGGGCAGCACCTACTGGATCGCGGACCTGAACGGCGTGCCGGGCGGCTGCATCGGCCTGGAACACGGCGACGGAATGTCGCTGATCCGCTCAACGGCCGTTTTGCCCTCGGCCCGCTCGCAGGGGCTGGGGCGCGCCCTGGTGAATTCGGCCCTGACGCACGCCAGCCTGCGCGGGGACCGGGCCGTGTACCTGTTCAGCCAGGAGGCCGGGGACTACTGGACGCGCTTCGGCTTCGTTCCGGTGGGCGTGGACGAGATCAGCGCCGCGCTGCCCGACACGCCGCAGGTCAGGAGCGGCGTCCTGAAAGGCTGGATTCACGGTGAGCAGGCCTGGAAGCGTGAGTTGAACCGGGGCACGGAGAAATGA
- a CDS encoding GNAT family N-acetyltransferase — MTDQNVQIRLAQASDKDTVVRVFHDAGLDTDEAMAPGTTYWVMERGGQPVGAIGLEHGDGASLLRGAAVLPEARGGGLGRRLIMSAIEYAQGRGDRAVYMFSKGGDWNTFGFTQVPMALVMGDVPDAPQVKAYRSGGERPGETTWMRDLTAGAGKA, encoded by the coding sequence ATGACCGATCAGAACGTTCAGATCAGGCTGGCCCAGGCCAGCGACAAGGACACCGTGGTCCGCGTGTTTCACGATGCAGGGCTGGACACCGACGAGGCCATGGCGCCGGGCACCACCTACTGGGTGATGGAGCGCGGGGGCCAGCCGGTCGGCGCGATTGGCCTGGAACACGGCGACGGGGCCTCGCTGCTGCGCGGCGCGGCGGTGTTGCCGGAGGCGCGGGGCGGCGGCCTGGGGCGGCGGCTGATCATGAGCGCCATCGAGTACGCCCAGGGCCGTGGGGACCGCGCGGTGTACATGTTCAGCAAGGGCGGCGACTGGAACACCTTCGGCTTCACCCAGGTGCCGATGGCGCTGGTCATGGGCGACGTGCCGGACGCCCCTCAGGTCAAGGCCTACCGCTCGGGCGGCGAGCGACCCGGCGAGACCACCTGGATGCGCGATCTGACAGCGGGAGCAGGCAAGGCGTAA
- a CDS encoding N-acetyltransferase: MTLSLDSIAIPDIHAQAPLSGRKARLSDIEAIHELIGYWAARGQMLVRSRALLAETIRDFHLIFAAEHEGHSGGLAGVCGLHMLAPDLAEVRGLAIHPNMQGRGLGKQLVAACEQEAREIALPALFAWTYQQVFFEKCGFARIDKTNLHPKVWSECQRCAFFENCNEIAMLRVLT, from the coding sequence ATGACCCTTTCTCTCGATTCCATCGCCATTCCCGACATCCACGCCCAGGCTCCCCTGAGCGGGCGTAAGGCCAGGCTGTCAGATATTGAGGCGATTCACGAACTGATCGGTTACTGGGCGGCGCGCGGGCAGATGCTGGTGCGTTCACGCGCCCTGCTGGCCGAGACCATCCGCGACTTTCACCTGATCTTCGCCGCCGAGCACGAGGGCCACTCCGGCGGGCTGGCGGGGGTGTGCGGGCTGCACATGCTGGCCCCCGATCTGGCCGAGGTGCGCGGGCTGGCCATTCATCCCAACATGCAGGGGCGCGGGCTGGGCAAGCAACTGGTGGCGGCCTGCGAGCAGGAGGCGCGCGAGATCGCCCTGCCCGCCCTGTTCGCGTGGACGTACCAGCAGGTCTTCTTCGAGAAGTGCGGCTTTGCGCGCATCGACAAGACCAACCTGCATCCCAAGGTCTGGAGTGAGTGCCAGCGCTGCGCGTTCTTCGAGAACTGCAATGAGATCGCGATGCTCAGGGTGCTGACGTAG
- the xseA gene encoding exodeoxyribonuclease VII large subunit, producing the protein MTRKRKKAEPTRPPEQFLELSEVLAYIGQVIARGVPGAVWVRAELASVTDRRHLYLDLVQLGEGGEVAKCRATVWARERFSLEGKFRQATGGTLTAGLKVLLFCQPEFHPQYGFSLNVLDVSPEYTLGDAALRLDALRQTLVQEGVYGLNRLLPTPADFARVAVISPAGAAGLGDFRRETDPLEAARVIHFTYLEATFQGREASGSLARAVAQARALHEETPLDALVVIRGGGAVTDLAWLNDLALARALATFPAPVVTGLGHARDDTLPDEVANIRTDTPSKAAALIVRTVAGAAAQAQEDARSIRAAAAALLVEADAAALWARDRILGAANRQSETARADVDALMRQALGLTPERTLARGYALVRNEDGQPVTRAAGVAAGQRLTLEWQDGQAVAVVQAAPATSAP; encoded by the coding sequence GTGACCCGCAAACGCAAGAAGGCGGAGCCGACGCGTCCGCCCGAGCAGTTTCTGGAACTCTCAGAGGTGCTGGCGTACATCGGGCAGGTGATCGCGCGGGGGGTGCCGGGGGCGGTGTGGGTGCGCGCCGAACTGGCCAGCGTCACGGACCGCCGTCACCTGTACCTGGACCTAGTGCAGCTGGGCGAGGGCGGGGAAGTCGCCAAGTGCCGCGCCACCGTGTGGGCCCGCGAACGCTTCTCTCTGGAGGGCAAATTCCGGCAGGCCACCGGCGGCACGCTGACGGCAGGCTTGAAGGTGCTGCTGTTCTGCCAGCCGGAGTTTCACCCGCAGTACGGCTTCTCGCTGAACGTATTGGACGTGTCGCCAGAATACACGCTGGGCGACGCGGCGCTGCGGCTGGACGCGCTGCGGCAGACGCTGGTGCAGGAGGGGGTCTACGGACTGAACCGCCTGCTGCCCACCCCTGCCGATTTTGCGCGGGTGGCCGTGATCTCGCCTGCAGGTGCGGCGGGCCTGGGTGACTTCCGCCGCGAGACGGACCCGCTGGAGGCCGCCAGGGTGATTCACTTCACATATCTGGAAGCCACTTTTCAGGGGCGCGAGGCGTCGGGCAGCTTGGCGCGGGCGGTGGCGCAGGCGCGGGCGCTGCACGAGGAAACCCCGCTGGACGCACTGGTGGTGATCCGGGGCGGCGGGGCCGTGACCGACCTGGCGTGGCTCAACGATCTGGCCCTCGCCCGCGCGCTGGCCACCTTTCCCGCCCCGGTGGTCACCGGACTGGGCCACGCCCGCGACGACACCCTGCCCGACGAGGTGGCGAATATTCGCACCGACACGCCCAGCAAGGCGGCGGCCCTGATTGTCCGCACGGTGGCCGGGGCCGCCGCCCAGGCCCAGGAGGACGCCCGCAGCATCCGCGCCGCCGCCGCCGCCCTGCTGGTGGAGGCCGACGCCGCCGCGCTGTGGGCACGTGACCGCATCCTGGGCGCCGCCAACCGCCAGAGCGAAACGGCCCGCGCCGACGTGGACGCCCTGATGCGCCAGGCGCTGGGCCTGACCCCCGAGCGCACGCTGGCCCGCGGCTACGCGCTGGTGCGGAACGAGGACGGCCAGCCGGTCACCCGCGCCGCAGGCGTGGCGGCGGGGCAGCGGCTGACCCTGGAATGGCAGGACGGGCAGGCGGTGGCCGTGGTCCAGGCCGCTCCGGCTACGTCAGCACCCTGA
- the crcB gene encoding fluoride efflux transporter CrcB: MTPALWFSLMLGGAVGAACRQGAVLALAPLVARTGFPYSVFMINVLGSFLLGLTLALAGRGAVPEGVRVAFGTGLLGAFTTFSTFSAELDALLLRGQAAQALLYALGSVGLGLTAAIFGRLLGARL; encoded by the coding sequence ATGACGCCCGCGCTGTGGTTCTCGTTGATGCTGGGAGGCGCGGTGGGCGCGGCCTGCCGCCAGGGGGCAGTGCTGGCCCTGGCCCCGCTGGTGGCACGCACGGGCTTTCCCTACAGCGTGTTCATGATTAATGTGCTGGGCTCGTTTCTGCTGGGCCTGACGCTGGCGCTGGCCGGGCGCGGCGCAGTGCCGGAGGGGGTGCGGGTGGCCTTCGGCACCGGGCTGCTGGGGGCCTTCACCACCTTCTCCACCTTCAGCGCCGAACTGGACGCGCTGTTGCTGCGCGGCCAGGCCGCCCAGGCGCTGCTGTACGCGCTGGGCAGCGTGGGCCTGGGGCTGACGGCGGCCATCTTCGGCAGGCTGCTGGGGGCGAGACTGTGA
- a CDS encoding magnesium transporter CorA family protein, translating into MIRAKYLATGEAFEWAGQTQGVWVDAQDVSPDELQRLQAAFPLNTFALEDVMEHGHWSRAEQYPEHAFITVRSFAHPAEEDEFTERVSIFGFPDAALTLSTSGTAALRSVWALVGRENVNSPAEVVYELLDHTADTFFTLADALETRTDALEERVFRDLRDNPVPDIFEVKHLLSQGRRLASDAREAAATLGRHASDTPADLVRYRDAQDSFNRASSRLDGLRDFLTSLLDLHLNLQNQRMNEVMRTLTAVSVIFLPLTFLAGVWGMNFRAMPELQWPLGYALAWGSFLLIGGLLALYFKRRGWW; encoded by the coding sequence ATGATCCGCGCCAAGTATCTCGCCACCGGGGAGGCCTTCGAGTGGGCCGGGCAGACCCAGGGCGTCTGGGTGGACGCCCAGGACGTGTCTCCTGACGAATTGCAGCGCCTGCAGGCCGCCTTCCCCCTAAACACCTTCGCGCTGGAGGACGTGATGGAGCACGGCCACTGGAGCCGCGCCGAGCAGTACCCCGAACACGCCTTTATCACCGTGCGCTCCTTCGCACACCCGGCCGAGGAGGACGAGTTCACCGAGCGGGTCAGCATCTTCGGTTTTCCAGATGCGGCGCTGACCCTGAGCACCAGCGGCACGGCGGCGCTGCGCAGCGTGTGGGCGCTGGTGGGACGTGAGAACGTCAACTCGCCTGCCGAGGTGGTGTACGAGCTGCTGGACCACACCGCCGACACCTTCTTCACGCTGGCCGACGCACTGGAAACGCGTACCGACGCGCTGGAGGAACGGGTCTTCCGCGATCTGCGCGACAACCCGGTGCCCGACATCTTCGAGGTCAAACACCTGCTGTCGCAGGGTCGCCGCCTGGCCAGCGACGCCCGCGAGGCCGCCGCCACCCTGGGCCGCCACGCCAGTGACACCCCGGCCGATCTGGTGCGCTACCGCGATGCCCAGGACAGCTTTAACCGCGCCAGCAGCCGTCTGGACGGGCTGCGCGACTTCCTGACCAGCCTGCTGGATCTGCACCTGAACCTGCAAAACCAGCGCATGAACGAGGTGATGCGGACCTTAACCGCCGTCAGCGTGATTTTCCTGCCGCTGACCTTTCTGGCGGGGGTCTGGGGCATGAACTTCCGGGCCATGCCGGAACTGCAATGGCCGCTGGGCTACGCGCTGGCCTGGGGCAGTTTCCTGCTGATTGGCGGACTGCTGGCGCTTTACTTCAAGCGGCGCGGCTGGTGGTAA
- a CDS encoding Crp/Fnr family transcriptional regulator — protein sequence MTYVTPTVSPAIHADLSSRQVRRGQTLYYAGDSSPSLYRLESGLMRAVRLTPQGRNLTVRHIHPGDIFGEETLHGLSRAHQVVALTDAALTPIHPEHLSAAELWDLTRSLSAQLQRMMTDGVHIQDGDLRERIARYLLNLADSTLGGQHADGARYVRATHELIAEGTGATRESVSKLIGEMRDDGLLLPAYRCLTLIDEARLKGLSGYHG from the coding sequence ATGACCTACGTAACCCCCACCGTCAGCCCCGCCATCCACGCCGACCTCTCCTCACGGCAGGTCCGGCGCGGGCAGACGCTGTACTACGCCGGTGACAGCTCGCCCAGCCTGTACCGTCTGGAAAGCGGCCTGATGCGCGCCGTGCGCCTGACCCCCCAGGGACGCAACCTGACCGTGCGCCATATCCATCCCGGCGACATCTTCGGCGAGGAAACGCTGCATGGCCTGTCGCGTGCCCATCAGGTGGTGGCCCTGACCGACGCTGCCCTGACCCCGATTCACCCCGAGCACCTGTCGGCCGCCGAGCTGTGGGACCTGACCCGCAGCCTGAGCGCCCAGTTGCAGCGCATGATGACCGACGGCGTGCACATTCAGGACGGTGACCTGCGCGAACGCATCGCCCGTTACCTGTTGAACCTCGCTGACAGCACCCTGGGCGGCCAGCACGCCGACGGTGCCCGTTACGTCCGCGCCACCCACGAACTGATTGCCGAGGGCACCGGCGCCACCCGCGAGAGCGTGAGCAAGCTGATCGGCGAGATGCGCGACGACGGCCTGCTGCTGCCCGCCTACCGCTGCCTGACCCTGATCGACGAGGCGCGCCTCAAGGGCCTGAGCGGATACCACGGCTGA